The Pseudoliparis swirei isolate HS2019 ecotype Mariana Trench chromosome 1, NWPU_hadal_v1, whole genome shotgun sequence genome has a window encoding:
- the klhl38a gene encoding kelch-like protein 38, producing the protein MALTPREVFSFKDSEFPSHLLAQLNILRQEHILTDVLLCTEDQEIPCHRNVLVSSSPYFRAMFCSNFLESSQARVNLKGISSNVLSGIVDYVYTGCITITMEIVLPLMQAASMLHYGGLFEACSMFLQEQLSPENCLSMIRLSEILHCESLRERAKEMAVRCFSDVAATEDFCELSLPELMCYLEDDRLCAEEEQVFETLLAWIHHDPFSRRGAIHDLFKKVRLRYIHPTYLFQFIANDPLVQSSTLCTEIIESVRRLMLTVSTKCSRELKPLWTTPRRYTCSETLVVVGGRKNNEQTSREALLYDERTHRWQWLAKLPLRLYKAAYVCIHSILYVVGGLSLCMTSGDSSVSATVYTLSLKTNQWRTAEPMLEPRYAHQSVSYLHFIFVLGGIGVDKKISQSVERYNSMFNQWEAMAAMPTAALHPAVAASDQRIYVFGGEDAMQNPVRLIQVYHISRNLWSSLETRTVKNVCAPAAVIEDKIYIIGGYTRRMIAYDTKANKFVKCENLKERRMHHSATVINNKLFVTGGRILNGHDVIEDSDCFECYDPKTDVWTSKGSLPYKLFDHGSLPLVCVSNRPNPP; encoded by the exons ATGGCGTTAACACCACGAGAAGTTTTCTCTTTCAAAGACTCAGAATTTCCCTCCCACCTACTTGCCCAGCTCAACATCCTCCGTCAGGAGCATATCCTGACAGACGTCCTGCTCTgcacagaggaccaggagatcCCGTGCCACAGGAACGTCCTGGTCTCAAGCAGCCCATACTTCCGGGCCATGTTCTGCAGCAACTTTTTGGAGAGCAGTCAGGCCCGAGTGAATCTCAAAGGAATCTCTTCAAATGTCCTCAGTGGCATTGTGGACTATGTCTACACAGGCTGCATCACTATCACCATGGAGATTGTACTCCCGCTCATGCAGGCAGCCTCCATGCTGCACTACGGAGGTCTCTTTGAGGCATGTTCTATGTTCCTCCAGGAGCAGCTGAGTCCAGAAAACTGTCTGAGCATGATACGACTCTCTGAGATCCTTCACTGTGAGAGTTTGAGGGAGAGGGCGAAGGAGATGGCTGTGAGGTGTTTCTCTGATGTCGCTGCGACAGAGGACTTCTGTGAGTTGTCTCTTCCTGAGCTTATGTGTTACCTAGAAGATGACCGGCTTTGTgccgaggaggagcaggtgttTGAGACCCTCCTGGCGTGGATCCACCACGACCCATTCTCACGACGCGGTGCCATCCATGATCTCTTCAAGAAGGTCCGTCTTCGCTACATCCATCCAACTTACCTCTTCCAGTTCATCGCCAATGACCCACTGGTGCAGTCCTCCACCCTATGTACTGAGATTATCGAGTCAGTGCGCCGCCTCATGCTGACGGTCAGCACCAAGTGTAGCCGAGAACTGAAGCCGCTTTGGACCACGCCGCGACGTTACACCTGCAGTGAAACACTGGTGGTGGTTGGCGGACGCAAAAACAATGAGCAGACCTCACGTGAAGCCTTGCTGTATGACGAAAGGACTCATCGCTGGCAGTGGTTGGCCAAGCTCCCCCTGCGCCTCTACAAAGCTGCATATGTGTGCATTCATAGCATCCTCTATGTGGTTGGTGGGCTTAGCCTCTGCATGACATCAGGTGACAGCTCAGTCAGCGCCACAGTTTACACACTGTCCCTGAAGACCAACCAGTGGCGGACTGCTGAGCCTATGCTGGAGCCACGCTATGCCCACCAAAGTGTCTCCTATCTGCACTTCATTTTTGTGTTAGGAGGCATTGGCGTTGACAAGAAGATCTCTCAGTCTGTTGAGAGATATAACAGTATGTTTAATCAATGGGAGGCCATGGCGGCCATGCCCACAGCGGCGCTGCATCCTGCTGTTGCAGCCAGTGATCAGAGGATCTACGTTTTCGGAGGGGAGGACGCGATGCAGAATCCAGTCAGGCTGATTCAG GTCTATCACATCTCTCGCAACTTGTGGTCCAGCCTGGAAACAAGGACGGTGAAAAATGTGTGcgctcctgctgctgtcattgaAGACAAGATCTACATCATAGGAG GATACACCAGGCGAATGATCGCCTACGACACCAAAGCCAATAAATTCGTCAAGTGTGAGAACCTAAAAGAGCGGCGGATGCATCACAGTGCAACAGTGATCAACAACAAGCTCTTCGTCACCGGTGGACGCATCCTCAACGGCCACGATGTCATCGAGGACTCAGACTGCTTCGAGTGTTACGACCCCAAGACAGACGTTTGGACCTCCAAAGGTTCTTTGCCCTACAAGCTATTTGACCACGGCTCCCTGCCGCTAGTCTGTGTTTCGAATAGACCCAACCCACCGTGA